The Chitiniphilus purpureus sequence GAGAACAAGGCAAGAGGGGAAAGACGGTTTGAATATTATTCTGGTTTCCAGCCGGTTCTCCAGGGCATTGCACCTGGGACCCTATACCGTGGCCGGATTGGTCCTGCTGTTTGCGCTTGCGGCAGGCGGGGTCGGCGTCGGGATGGGCATGCTGCTGGGCGGTGGACAGGCACGCCCGCTGTTCACACTGGCTCCGAGCCCCAAACGCGCTGACCTGGACGCGCTGGCGATCCAGCTCGGAAGATTGCAGGCCAAGCTGCTGCGCCTTGACGGGCTGGCCAAACAGGTCGGGATCAAGACCGGCATCGATGTGGCGCCCTTCCTGTCCAACCAGCCGGCGCCGACCGGCGGCCTCGCCCAGCCCGAGCGGGCGCTGAGTGTCGCAGGTTTTACGCAGGCGCTTGCCCACAGCACCGACCAGGCCGACGCCTATCTGGACCAGATGACACTTGCCCAGACGCTGCTGCTGCGCCCACGCGGCTGGCAGTTGCCGAGCCGAGCGCCGCTTGCCGCCGGGCTGCAGTCATCCAGCTTCGGCTGGCGGATCGATCCCTTCTCGGGCCGGCAGAATTTCCACGAAGGCATCGATTTCGTCGGCCCTGTCGGCACCCCGATCCACGCCGCCGCCGCCGGGGAGGTGGTGTACGCGGAGCGCCATCCCCAGTATGGTAATATGGTCGAGCTTAGCCACGACAACGGCCTTACCAGCCGCTACGCCCATGCCAGCAAGCTGCTGGTCAAGGTGGGCGACAAGGTGGATGCCGGGCAGAACATCGCCGAAGTAGGCAGTACCGGCCGCTCCACCGGGCCGCATCTGCATTTCGAGATCCGTTACAAGGGCGTGGCGCAGAATCCGTTGCGCTTCATGTCACCCGAGGCGGTGACCCAGGTGGCGGCGGCAAGCGACTAAGGGGATGGAAATCCCGATGGGGCAGCCCCATCTGGGACAGGACTTCACAAGCGGCGGAGGGCTTTCCCTACCGCCGTTGTTCTAACTAAAACACCGCCCGTGAGCGGGAAACGTTGGCAACGGACATGATTTCGACTCTGCTCAAGAAAGTTTTCGGTAGCCGCAATGATCGCCTGCTCAAGCAATACGGAGCGATTGTCGCAAGAATCAACGCGCTGGAAGCGCAGTTCGAACCGTTGTCGGACGACGACCTCAAGGCCAAGACCGCCGAATTCCGCGAGCGGGTGGCCAAGGGGGAGACCCTTGATGCCATCCTGCCGGAGGCGTTCGCTGTATGCCGCGAAGGCGCCAAGCGTGTGCTGGGCATGCGTCACTTCGATGTGCAGCTGATCGGTGGCATCGCGCTGCATCAGGGCAAGATCGCCGAAATGCGCACCGGCGAAGGCAAGACCCTCGTCGCCACGCTGCCTGCCTACCTG is a genomic window containing:
- a CDS encoding M23 family metallopeptidase: MNIILVSSRFSRALHLGPYTVAGLVLLFALAAGGVGVGMGMLLGGGQARPLFTLAPSPKRADLDALAIQLGRLQAKLLRLDGLAKQVGIKTGIDVAPFLSNQPAPTGGLAQPERALSVAGFTQALAHSTDQADAYLDQMTLAQTLLLRPRGWQLPSRAPLAAGLQSSSFGWRIDPFSGRQNFHEGIDFVGPVGTPIHAAAAGEVVYAERHPQYGNMVELSHDNGLTSRYAHASKLLVKVGDKVDAGQNIAEVGSTGRSTGPHLHFEIRYKGVAQNPLRFMSPEAVTQVAAASD